A genomic segment from Oryctolagus cuniculus chromosome 14, mOryCun1.1, whole genome shotgun sequence encodes:
- the ZFP62 gene encoding zinc finger protein 62 homolog isoform X1 encodes MPTLQAATTRHFVTEFLSPDPVQSDTQVSHLKTGTEDEESAEKYENVGNAHCTWPKVEGLHKDHLQEYQVGATYDWDSKVEIDLEKIEGKRMKEDKGGMKEKTDKPKNMANIKTEQEDEASEKRLHESTKHVPHQTAPVEQKSIEQGRCVENINGTSHSNLQLKNNTVKKSHKCDECGKSFKYNSRLVQHRIMHTGEKRYECDDCGGTFRSSSSLRVHKRIHTGEKPYKCDECGKAYMSYSSLINHKSTHSGEKNCKCDECGKSFNYSSVLDQHKRIHTGEKPYECGECGKAFRNSSGLRVHKRIHTGEKPYECDICGKTFSNSSGLRVHKRIHTGEKPYECDECGKAFITCRTLLNHKSIHFGDKPYKCDECEKSFNYSSLLIQHKVIHTGEKPYECDECGKAFRNSSGLIVHKRIHTGEKPYKCDVCGKAFSYSSGLAVHKSIHPGKKAHECKECGKSFSYNSLLLQHKTIHTGERPYVCDVCGKTFRNNSGLKVHRRLHTGEKPYKCDVCGKAYISRSSLKNHKGIHLGEKPYKCSYCEKSFNYSSALEQHKRIHTREKPFGCNECGKAFRNNSGLKVHKRIHTGERPYKCEECGKAYISLSSLINHKSIHPGEKPFKCDECEKAFITYRTLLNHKKIHLGEKPYKCDVCEKSFNYTSLLSQHKRVHTREKPYECDRCEKVFRNNSSLKVHKRIHTGEKPYECDVCGKAYISHSSLINHKSTHPGKTPYTCDECGKAFFSSRTLMSHKRIHLGEKPFKCVECGKSFSYSSLLSQHKRIHTGEKPYVCDRCGKAFRNSSGLTVHKRIHTGEKPYECDECGKAYISHSSLINHKSIHRGKQPYNCECGKSFNYRSVLDQHKRIHTGKKPYRCNECGKAFNIRSNLTKHKRIHSGEESLNVTNMGYHGGTLQKRTYEGGNVLDGTRMRMPL; translated from the exons atgcccacactgcaggcagcgactacccg TCATTTTGTGACAGAATTTCTTAGCCCTGACCCAGTGCAGTCTGACACCCAAG TGTCACATTTGAAGACTGGCACTGAGGATGAAGAATCagctgaaaaatatgaaaatgttggAAATGCACACTGTACATGGCCAAAAGTAGAAGGCCTTCATAAGGATCATTTGCAAGAATATCAGGTTGGTGCAACCTATGACTGGGATAGCAAAGTAGAGATTGACCTGGAAAAGATTGAGGGAAAACGAATGAAAGAAGACAAGGGTGGCATGAAGGAAAAGACTGACAAACCCAAGAACATGGCAAATATTAAGACAGAACAGGAAGATGAGGCATCTGAGAAAAGGTTACATGAAAGCACAAAACATGTTCCACATCAGACTGCCCCTGTAGAACAGAAAAGCATTGAACAAGGCAGATGTGTGGAGAACATTAATGGAACCTCTCACTCTAATCTACAACTGAAAAACAATACTGTTAAGAAATCACATAAGTGTGATGAATGTGGGAAATCCTTCAAATATAATTCCCGCCTTGTTCAACACAGAATTATGCATACTGGGGAAAAGCGTTATGAGTGTGATGACTGTGGAGGGACTTTCCGCAGCAGCTCCAGCCTTCGAGTCCACAAACGGATCCATACTGGGGAGAAGCCGTATAAGTGTGATGAATGTGGGAAAGCATACATGTCCTACTCCAGCCTTATAAACCACAAAAGCACCCATTCTGGGGAGAAGAACTGTAAGTGTGATGAGTGTGGAAAATCCTTCAATTACAGTTCTGTTTTGGACCAACATAAAAGGATCcacactggggagaagccctATGAATGTGGTGAATGTGGAAAGGCCTTCAGGAACAGTTCTGGTCTCCGAGTTCACAAAAGAATCCACACGGGGGAAAAGCCCTATGAGTGCGACATCTGTGGGAAAACCTTCAGTAACAGCTCTGGCCTTAGAGTCCACAAAAGGATCCATACGggtgagaaaccctatgaatgtgaTGAGTGTGGAAAGGCCTTCATTACATGCAGAACACTCTTAAACCATAAAAGCATCCACTTTGGAGATAAACCCTATAAATGTGATGAGTGTGAGAAATCTTTTAATTATAGCTCTCTCCTCATTCAGCATAAAGTcatccacactggagagaaaccttatgaatgtgatgaatgtgggaaggccttcaggAATAGCTCAGGCCTCATAGTGCATAAAAGGATCCATACAGGAGAGAAGCCTTACAAGTGTGATGTCTGTGGCAAAGCATTCAGCTATAGCTCAGGCCTTGCAGTTCATAAAAGCATTCACCCTGGGAAGAAAGCCCATGAATGTAAGGAGTGTGGAAAATCCTTTAGTTATAACTCACTTCTTCTTCAACATAAAACTATTCACACTGGAGAAAGACCTTATGTTTGTGATGTTTGTGGCAAAACTTTCAGAAACAATTCAGGCCTCAAGGTCCACAGAAGGCTCCATACTGGGGAAAAACCATATAAATGTGATGTATGTGGGAAAGCCTATATCTCACGCTCTAGCCTTAAAAATCACAAAGGAATCCATCTTGGGGAAAAACCCTATAAATGTAGCTATTGTGAGAAATCCTTCAACTATAGCTCTGCCCTTGAACAGCATAAAAGGATTCATACAAGGGAGAAACCATTTGGGTGTAACGAGTGTGGAAAAGCTTTCAGAAATAATTCAGGCCTTAAAGTACATAAACGAATCCATACTGGGGAAAGACCTTACAAATGTGAAGAATGTGGCAAAGCCTACATCTCACTCTCAAGCCTTATAAATCATAAAAGTATACACCCTGGAGAGAAACCCTTTAAGTGTGATGAGTGTGAGAAAGCCTTCATCACATACCGGACACTTTTAAATCACAAAAAAATTCATCTTGGGGAGAAGCCCTATAAGTGTGATGTGTGTGAGAAATCTTTTAATTATACCTCGCTCCTTTCTCAACACAAAAGAGTCCACACTagagagaaaccctatgaatgtgaTAGATGTGAGAAGGTTTTCAGAAACAACTCAAGCCTTAAAGTGCATAAAAGAATACATACTGGGGAGAAGCCCTATGAATGTGATGTGTGTGGAAAAGCCTACATCTCACACTCTAGCCTTATTAACCATAAAAGTACCCATCCTGGCAAAACACCCTATACATGTgatgaatgtgggaaagccttttttTCAAGCAGAACTCTTATGAGCCATAAAAGAATCCATCTTGGGGAGAAACCATTCAAGTGTGTTGAGTGTGGGAAATCTTTTAGTTACAGCTCACTTCTTTCTCAACAcaagagaattcacacaggtgagaaaccttatgtaTGTGATAGGTGTGGGAAGGCATTCAGGAACAGCTCAGGCCTTACTGTACATAAAAGGATCCACACAGGTGAGAAGCCCTATGAATGTGATGAATGTGGAAAGGCATATATCTCACACTCAAGTCTTATAAACCATAAAAGCATACACCGTGGAAAGCAGCCCTATAATTGTGAGTGTGGGAAATCCTTCAACTATAGATCAGTCCTTGACCAACACAAAAGGATTCACACTGGAAAGAAGCCATACCGATGCAATGAGTGTGGGAAGGCATTTAATATCAGATCAAATCTCaccaaacataaaagaattcatAGTGGAGAGGAGTCCTTGAATGTGACAAATATGGGATATCATGGTGGCACATTACAGAAGAGAACTTATGAGGGAGGGAATGTTCTGGATGGGACTAGGATGAGGATGCCTCTGTAG
- the ZFP62 gene encoding zinc finger protein 62 homolog isoform X4, translating into MKEDKGGMKEKTDKPKNMANIKTEQEDEASEKRLHESTKHVPHQTAPVEQKSIEQGRCVENINGTSHSNLQLKNNTVKKSHKCDECGKSFKYNSRLVQHRIMHTGEKRYECDDCGGTFRSSSSLRVHKRIHTGEKPYKCDECGKAYMSYSSLINHKSTHSGEKNCKCDECGKSFNYSSVLDQHKRIHTGEKPYECGECGKAFRNSSGLRVHKRIHTGEKPYECDICGKTFSNSSGLRVHKRIHTGEKPYECDECGKAFITCRTLLNHKSIHFGDKPYKCDECEKSFNYSSLLIQHKVIHTGEKPYECDECGKAFRNSSGLIVHKRIHTGEKPYKCDVCGKAFSYSSGLAVHKSIHPGKKAHECKECGKSFSYNSLLLQHKTIHTGERPYVCDVCGKTFRNNSGLKVHRRLHTGEKPYKCDVCGKAYISRSSLKNHKGIHLGEKPYKCSYCEKSFNYSSALEQHKRIHTREKPFGCNECGKAFRNNSGLKVHKRIHTGERPYKCEECGKAYISLSSLINHKSIHPGEKPFKCDECEKAFITYRTLLNHKKIHLGEKPYKCDVCEKSFNYTSLLSQHKRVHTREKPYECDRCEKVFRNNSSLKVHKRIHTGEKPYECDVCGKAYISHSSLINHKSTHPGKTPYTCDECGKAFFSSRTLMSHKRIHLGEKPFKCVECGKSFSYSSLLSQHKRIHTGEKPYVCDRCGKAFRNSSGLTVHKRIHTGEKPYECDECGKAYISHSSLINHKSIHRGKQPYNCECGKSFNYRSVLDQHKRIHTGKKPYRCNECGKAFNIRSNLTKHKRIHSGEESLNVTNMGYHGGTLQKRTYEGGNVLDGTRMRMPL; encoded by the coding sequence ATGAAAGAAGACAAGGGTGGCATGAAGGAAAAGACTGACAAACCCAAGAACATGGCAAATATTAAGACAGAACAGGAAGATGAGGCATCTGAGAAAAGGTTACATGAAAGCACAAAACATGTTCCACATCAGACTGCCCCTGTAGAACAGAAAAGCATTGAACAAGGCAGATGTGTGGAGAACATTAATGGAACCTCTCACTCTAATCTACAACTGAAAAACAATACTGTTAAGAAATCACATAAGTGTGATGAATGTGGGAAATCCTTCAAATATAATTCCCGCCTTGTTCAACACAGAATTATGCATACTGGGGAAAAGCGTTATGAGTGTGATGACTGTGGAGGGACTTTCCGCAGCAGCTCCAGCCTTCGAGTCCACAAACGGATCCATACTGGGGAGAAGCCGTATAAGTGTGATGAATGTGGGAAAGCATACATGTCCTACTCCAGCCTTATAAACCACAAAAGCACCCATTCTGGGGAGAAGAACTGTAAGTGTGATGAGTGTGGAAAATCCTTCAATTACAGTTCTGTTTTGGACCAACATAAAAGGATCcacactggggagaagccctATGAATGTGGTGAATGTGGAAAGGCCTTCAGGAACAGTTCTGGTCTCCGAGTTCACAAAAGAATCCACACGGGGGAAAAGCCCTATGAGTGCGACATCTGTGGGAAAACCTTCAGTAACAGCTCTGGCCTTAGAGTCCACAAAAGGATCCATACGggtgagaaaccctatgaatgtgaTGAGTGTGGAAAGGCCTTCATTACATGCAGAACACTCTTAAACCATAAAAGCATCCACTTTGGAGATAAACCCTATAAATGTGATGAGTGTGAGAAATCTTTTAATTATAGCTCTCTCCTCATTCAGCATAAAGTcatccacactggagagaaaccttatgaatgtgatgaatgtgggaaggccttcaggAATAGCTCAGGCCTCATAGTGCATAAAAGGATCCATACAGGAGAGAAGCCTTACAAGTGTGATGTCTGTGGCAAAGCATTCAGCTATAGCTCAGGCCTTGCAGTTCATAAAAGCATTCACCCTGGGAAGAAAGCCCATGAATGTAAGGAGTGTGGAAAATCCTTTAGTTATAACTCACTTCTTCTTCAACATAAAACTATTCACACTGGAGAAAGACCTTATGTTTGTGATGTTTGTGGCAAAACTTTCAGAAACAATTCAGGCCTCAAGGTCCACAGAAGGCTCCATACTGGGGAAAAACCATATAAATGTGATGTATGTGGGAAAGCCTATATCTCACGCTCTAGCCTTAAAAATCACAAAGGAATCCATCTTGGGGAAAAACCCTATAAATGTAGCTATTGTGAGAAATCCTTCAACTATAGCTCTGCCCTTGAACAGCATAAAAGGATTCATACAAGGGAGAAACCATTTGGGTGTAACGAGTGTGGAAAAGCTTTCAGAAATAATTCAGGCCTTAAAGTACATAAACGAATCCATACTGGGGAAAGACCTTACAAATGTGAAGAATGTGGCAAAGCCTACATCTCACTCTCAAGCCTTATAAATCATAAAAGTATACACCCTGGAGAGAAACCCTTTAAGTGTGATGAGTGTGAGAAAGCCTTCATCACATACCGGACACTTTTAAATCACAAAAAAATTCATCTTGGGGAGAAGCCCTATAAGTGTGATGTGTGTGAGAAATCTTTTAATTATACCTCGCTCCTTTCTCAACACAAAAGAGTCCACACTagagagaaaccctatgaatgtgaTAGATGTGAGAAGGTTTTCAGAAACAACTCAAGCCTTAAAGTGCATAAAAGAATACATACTGGGGAGAAGCCCTATGAATGTGATGTGTGTGGAAAAGCCTACATCTCACACTCTAGCCTTATTAACCATAAAAGTACCCATCCTGGCAAAACACCCTATACATGTgatgaatgtgggaaagccttttttTCAAGCAGAACTCTTATGAGCCATAAAAGAATCCATCTTGGGGAGAAACCATTCAAGTGTGTTGAGTGTGGGAAATCTTTTAGTTACAGCTCACTTCTTTCTCAACAcaagagaattcacacaggtgagaaaccttatgtaTGTGATAGGTGTGGGAAGGCATTCAGGAACAGCTCAGGCCTTACTGTACATAAAAGGATCCACACAGGTGAGAAGCCCTATGAATGTGATGAATGTGGAAAGGCATATATCTCACACTCAAGTCTTATAAACCATAAAAGCATACACCGTGGAAAGCAGCCCTATAATTGTGAGTGTGGGAAATCCTTCAACTATAGATCAGTCCTTGACCAACACAAAAGGATTCACACTGGAAAGAAGCCATACCGATGCAATGAGTGTGGGAAGGCATTTAATATCAGATCAAATCTCaccaaacataaaagaattcatAGTGGAGAGGAGTCCTTGAATGTGACAAATATGGGATATCATGGTGGCACATTACAGAAGAGAACTTATGAGGGAGGGAATGTTCTGGATGGGACTAGGATGAGGATGCCTCTGTAG
- the ZFP62 gene encoding zinc finger protein 62 homolog isoform X3 has product MSHLKTGTEDEESAEKYENVGNAHCTWPKVEGLHKDHLQEYQVGATYDWDSKVEIDLEKIEGKRMKEDKGGMKEKTDKPKNMANIKTEQEDEASEKRLHESTKHVPHQTAPVEQKSIEQGRCVENINGTSHSNLQLKNNTVKKSHKCDECGKSFKYNSRLVQHRIMHTGEKRYECDDCGGTFRSSSSLRVHKRIHTGEKPYKCDECGKAYMSYSSLINHKSTHSGEKNCKCDECGKSFNYSSVLDQHKRIHTGEKPYECGECGKAFRNSSGLRVHKRIHTGEKPYECDICGKTFSNSSGLRVHKRIHTGEKPYECDECGKAFITCRTLLNHKSIHFGDKPYKCDECEKSFNYSSLLIQHKVIHTGEKPYECDECGKAFRNSSGLIVHKRIHTGEKPYKCDVCGKAFSYSSGLAVHKSIHPGKKAHECKECGKSFSYNSLLLQHKTIHTGERPYVCDVCGKTFRNNSGLKVHRRLHTGEKPYKCDVCGKAYISRSSLKNHKGIHLGEKPYKCSYCEKSFNYSSALEQHKRIHTREKPFGCNECGKAFRNNSGLKVHKRIHTGERPYKCEECGKAYISLSSLINHKSIHPGEKPFKCDECEKAFITYRTLLNHKKIHLGEKPYKCDVCEKSFNYTSLLSQHKRVHTREKPYECDRCEKVFRNNSSLKVHKRIHTGEKPYECDVCGKAYISHSSLINHKSTHPGKTPYTCDECGKAFFSSRTLMSHKRIHLGEKPFKCVECGKSFSYSSLLSQHKRIHTGEKPYVCDRCGKAFRNSSGLTVHKRIHTGEKPYECDECGKAYISHSSLINHKSIHRGKQPYNCECGKSFNYRSVLDQHKRIHTGKKPYRCNECGKAFNIRSNLTKHKRIHSGEESLNVTNMGYHGGTLQKRTYEGGNVLDGTRMRMPL; this is encoded by the exons A TGTCACATTTGAAGACTGGCACTGAGGATGAAGAATCagctgaaaaatatgaaaatgttggAAATGCACACTGTACATGGCCAAAAGTAGAAGGCCTTCATAAGGATCATTTGCAAGAATATCAGGTTGGTGCAACCTATGACTGGGATAGCAAAGTAGAGATTGACCTGGAAAAGATTGAGGGAAAACGAATGAAAGAAGACAAGGGTGGCATGAAGGAAAAGACTGACAAACCCAAGAACATGGCAAATATTAAGACAGAACAGGAAGATGAGGCATCTGAGAAAAGGTTACATGAAAGCACAAAACATGTTCCACATCAGACTGCCCCTGTAGAACAGAAAAGCATTGAACAAGGCAGATGTGTGGAGAACATTAATGGAACCTCTCACTCTAATCTACAACTGAAAAACAATACTGTTAAGAAATCACATAAGTGTGATGAATGTGGGAAATCCTTCAAATATAATTCCCGCCTTGTTCAACACAGAATTATGCATACTGGGGAAAAGCGTTATGAGTGTGATGACTGTGGAGGGACTTTCCGCAGCAGCTCCAGCCTTCGAGTCCACAAACGGATCCATACTGGGGAGAAGCCGTATAAGTGTGATGAATGTGGGAAAGCATACATGTCCTACTCCAGCCTTATAAACCACAAAAGCACCCATTCTGGGGAGAAGAACTGTAAGTGTGATGAGTGTGGAAAATCCTTCAATTACAGTTCTGTTTTGGACCAACATAAAAGGATCcacactggggagaagccctATGAATGTGGTGAATGTGGAAAGGCCTTCAGGAACAGTTCTGGTCTCCGAGTTCACAAAAGAATCCACACGGGGGAAAAGCCCTATGAGTGCGACATCTGTGGGAAAACCTTCAGTAACAGCTCTGGCCTTAGAGTCCACAAAAGGATCCATACGggtgagaaaccctatgaatgtgaTGAGTGTGGAAAGGCCTTCATTACATGCAGAACACTCTTAAACCATAAAAGCATCCACTTTGGAGATAAACCCTATAAATGTGATGAGTGTGAGAAATCTTTTAATTATAGCTCTCTCCTCATTCAGCATAAAGTcatccacactggagagaaaccttatgaatgtgatgaatgtgggaaggccttcaggAATAGCTCAGGCCTCATAGTGCATAAAAGGATCCATACAGGAGAGAAGCCTTACAAGTGTGATGTCTGTGGCAAAGCATTCAGCTATAGCTCAGGCCTTGCAGTTCATAAAAGCATTCACCCTGGGAAGAAAGCCCATGAATGTAAGGAGTGTGGAAAATCCTTTAGTTATAACTCACTTCTTCTTCAACATAAAACTATTCACACTGGAGAAAGACCTTATGTTTGTGATGTTTGTGGCAAAACTTTCAGAAACAATTCAGGCCTCAAGGTCCACAGAAGGCTCCATACTGGGGAAAAACCATATAAATGTGATGTATGTGGGAAAGCCTATATCTCACGCTCTAGCCTTAAAAATCACAAAGGAATCCATCTTGGGGAAAAACCCTATAAATGTAGCTATTGTGAGAAATCCTTCAACTATAGCTCTGCCCTTGAACAGCATAAAAGGATTCATACAAGGGAGAAACCATTTGGGTGTAACGAGTGTGGAAAAGCTTTCAGAAATAATTCAGGCCTTAAAGTACATAAACGAATCCATACTGGGGAAAGACCTTACAAATGTGAAGAATGTGGCAAAGCCTACATCTCACTCTCAAGCCTTATAAATCATAAAAGTATACACCCTGGAGAGAAACCCTTTAAGTGTGATGAGTGTGAGAAAGCCTTCATCACATACCGGACACTTTTAAATCACAAAAAAATTCATCTTGGGGAGAAGCCCTATAAGTGTGATGTGTGTGAGAAATCTTTTAATTATACCTCGCTCCTTTCTCAACACAAAAGAGTCCACACTagagagaaaccctatgaatgtgaTAGATGTGAGAAGGTTTTCAGAAACAACTCAAGCCTTAAAGTGCATAAAAGAATACATACTGGGGAGAAGCCCTATGAATGTGATGTGTGTGGAAAAGCCTACATCTCACACTCTAGCCTTATTAACCATAAAAGTACCCATCCTGGCAAAACACCCTATACATGTgatgaatgtgggaaagccttttttTCAAGCAGAACTCTTATGAGCCATAAAAGAATCCATCTTGGGGAGAAACCATTCAAGTGTGTTGAGTGTGGGAAATCTTTTAGTTACAGCTCACTTCTTTCTCAACAcaagagaattcacacaggtgagaaaccttatgtaTGTGATAGGTGTGGGAAGGCATTCAGGAACAGCTCAGGCCTTACTGTACATAAAAGGATCCACACAGGTGAGAAGCCCTATGAATGTGATGAATGTGGAAAGGCATATATCTCACACTCAAGTCTTATAAACCATAAAAGCATACACCGTGGAAAGCAGCCCTATAATTGTGAGTGTGGGAAATCCTTCAACTATAGATCAGTCCTTGACCAACACAAAAGGATTCACACTGGAAAGAAGCCATACCGATGCAATGAGTGTGGGAAGGCATTTAATATCAGATCAAATCTCaccaaacataaaagaattcatAGTGGAGAGGAGTCCTTGAATGTGACAAATATGGGATATCATGGTGGCACATTACAGAAGAGAACTTATGAGGGAGGGAATGTTCTGGATGGGACTAGGATGAGGATGCCTCTGTAG
- the ZFP62 gene encoding zinc finger protein 62 homolog isoform X2 — MGCPHCRQRLPVSHLKTGTEDEESAEKYENVGNAHCTWPKVEGLHKDHLQEYQVGATYDWDSKVEIDLEKIEGKRMKEDKGGMKEKTDKPKNMANIKTEQEDEASEKRLHESTKHVPHQTAPVEQKSIEQGRCVENINGTSHSNLQLKNNTVKKSHKCDECGKSFKYNSRLVQHRIMHTGEKRYECDDCGGTFRSSSSLRVHKRIHTGEKPYKCDECGKAYMSYSSLINHKSTHSGEKNCKCDECGKSFNYSSVLDQHKRIHTGEKPYECGECGKAFRNSSGLRVHKRIHTGEKPYECDICGKTFSNSSGLRVHKRIHTGEKPYECDECGKAFITCRTLLNHKSIHFGDKPYKCDECEKSFNYSSLLIQHKVIHTGEKPYECDECGKAFRNSSGLIVHKRIHTGEKPYKCDVCGKAFSYSSGLAVHKSIHPGKKAHECKECGKSFSYNSLLLQHKTIHTGERPYVCDVCGKTFRNNSGLKVHRRLHTGEKPYKCDVCGKAYISRSSLKNHKGIHLGEKPYKCSYCEKSFNYSSALEQHKRIHTREKPFGCNECGKAFRNNSGLKVHKRIHTGERPYKCEECGKAYISLSSLINHKSIHPGEKPFKCDECEKAFITYRTLLNHKKIHLGEKPYKCDVCEKSFNYTSLLSQHKRVHTREKPYECDRCEKVFRNNSSLKVHKRIHTGEKPYECDVCGKAYISHSSLINHKSTHPGKTPYTCDECGKAFFSSRTLMSHKRIHLGEKPFKCVECGKSFSYSSLLSQHKRIHTGEKPYVCDRCGKAFRNSSGLTVHKRIHTGEKPYECDECGKAYISHSSLINHKSIHRGKQPYNCECGKSFNYRSVLDQHKRIHTGKKPYRCNECGKAFNIRSNLTKHKRIHSGEESLNVTNMGYHGGTLQKRTYEGGNVLDGTRMRMPL, encoded by the exons atgggatgcccacactgcaggcagcgactacccg TGTCACATTTGAAGACTGGCACTGAGGATGAAGAATCagctgaaaaatatgaaaatgttggAAATGCACACTGTACATGGCCAAAAGTAGAAGGCCTTCATAAGGATCATTTGCAAGAATATCAGGTTGGTGCAACCTATGACTGGGATAGCAAAGTAGAGATTGACCTGGAAAAGATTGAGGGAAAACGAATGAAAGAAGACAAGGGTGGCATGAAGGAAAAGACTGACAAACCCAAGAACATGGCAAATATTAAGACAGAACAGGAAGATGAGGCATCTGAGAAAAGGTTACATGAAAGCACAAAACATGTTCCACATCAGACTGCCCCTGTAGAACAGAAAAGCATTGAACAAGGCAGATGTGTGGAGAACATTAATGGAACCTCTCACTCTAATCTACAACTGAAAAACAATACTGTTAAGAAATCACATAAGTGTGATGAATGTGGGAAATCCTTCAAATATAATTCCCGCCTTGTTCAACACAGAATTATGCATACTGGGGAAAAGCGTTATGAGTGTGATGACTGTGGAGGGACTTTCCGCAGCAGCTCCAGCCTTCGAGTCCACAAACGGATCCATACTGGGGAGAAGCCGTATAAGTGTGATGAATGTGGGAAAGCATACATGTCCTACTCCAGCCTTATAAACCACAAAAGCACCCATTCTGGGGAGAAGAACTGTAAGTGTGATGAGTGTGGAAAATCCTTCAATTACAGTTCTGTTTTGGACCAACATAAAAGGATCcacactggggagaagccctATGAATGTGGTGAATGTGGAAAGGCCTTCAGGAACAGTTCTGGTCTCCGAGTTCACAAAAGAATCCACACGGGGGAAAAGCCCTATGAGTGCGACATCTGTGGGAAAACCTTCAGTAACAGCTCTGGCCTTAGAGTCCACAAAAGGATCCATACGggtgagaaaccctatgaatgtgaTGAGTGTGGAAAGGCCTTCATTACATGCAGAACACTCTTAAACCATAAAAGCATCCACTTTGGAGATAAACCCTATAAATGTGATGAGTGTGAGAAATCTTTTAATTATAGCTCTCTCCTCATTCAGCATAAAGTcatccacactggagagaaaccttatgaatgtgatgaatgtgggaaggccttcaggAATAGCTCAGGCCTCATAGTGCATAAAAGGATCCATACAGGAGAGAAGCCTTACAAGTGTGATGTCTGTGGCAAAGCATTCAGCTATAGCTCAGGCCTTGCAGTTCATAAAAGCATTCACCCTGGGAAGAAAGCCCATGAATGTAAGGAGTGTGGAAAATCCTTTAGTTATAACTCACTTCTTCTTCAACATAAAACTATTCACACTGGAGAAAGACCTTATGTTTGTGATGTTTGTGGCAAAACTTTCAGAAACAATTCAGGCCTCAAGGTCCACAGAAGGCTCCATACTGGGGAAAAACCATATAAATGTGATGTATGTGGGAAAGCCTATATCTCACGCTCTAGCCTTAAAAATCACAAAGGAATCCATCTTGGGGAAAAACCCTATAAATGTAGCTATTGTGAGAAATCCTTCAACTATAGCTCTGCCCTTGAACAGCATAAAAGGATTCATACAAGGGAGAAACCATTTGGGTGTAACGAGTGTGGAAAAGCTTTCAGAAATAATTCAGGCCTTAAAGTACATAAACGAATCCATACTGGGGAAAGACCTTACAAATGTGAAGAATGTGGCAAAGCCTACATCTCACTCTCAAGCCTTATAAATCATAAAAGTATACACCCTGGAGAGAAACCCTTTAAGTGTGATGAGTGTGAGAAAGCCTTCATCACATACCGGACACTTTTAAATCACAAAAAAATTCATCTTGGGGAGAAGCCCTATAAGTGTGATGTGTGTGAGAAATCTTTTAATTATACCTCGCTCCTTTCTCAACACAAAAGAGTCCACACTagagagaaaccctatgaatgtgaTAGATGTGAGAAGGTTTTCAGAAACAACTCAAGCCTTAAAGTGCATAAAAGAATACATACTGGGGAGAAGCCCTATGAATGTGATGTGTGTGGAAAAGCCTACATCTCACACTCTAGCCTTATTAACCATAAAAGTACCCATCCTGGCAAAACACCCTATACATGTgatgaatgtgggaaagccttttttTCAAGCAGAACTCTTATGAGCCATAAAAGAATCCATCTTGGGGAGAAACCATTCAAGTGTGTTGAGTGTGGGAAATCTTTTAGTTACAGCTCACTTCTTTCTCAACAcaagagaattcacacaggtgagaaaccttatgtaTGTGATAGGTGTGGGAAGGCATTCAGGAACAGCTCAGGCCTTACTGTACATAAAAGGATCCACACAGGTGAGAAGCCCTATGAATGTGATGAATGTGGAAAGGCATATATCTCACACTCAAGTCTTATAAACCATAAAAGCATACACCGTGGAAAGCAGCCCTATAATTGTGAGTGTGGGAAATCCTTCAACTATAGATCAGTCCTTGACCAACACAAAAGGATTCACACTGGAAAGAAGCCATACCGATGCAATGAGTGTGGGAAGGCATTTAATATCAGATCAAATCTCaccaaacataaaagaattcatAGTGGAGAGGAGTCCTTGAATGTGACAAATATGGGATATCATGGTGGCACATTACAGAAGAGAACTTATGAGGGAGGGAATGTTCTGGATGGGACTAGGATGAGGATGCCTCTGTAG